The following are from one region of the Bos mutus isolate GX-2022 chromosome 18, NWIPB_WYAK_1.1, whole genome shotgun sequence genome:
- the BCAR1 gene encoding breast cancer anti-estrogen resistance protein 1 isoform X2 — protein MSVPNVLAKALYDNVAESPDELSFRKGDIMTVLERDTQGLGGWWLCSLHGRQGIVPGNRLKILVGMHDKKPAAPSPPQPSLLAPAAPYTPMLSAAFPPQPDGVYLVPTPSKTQQGLYQAPGPSPQFQSPPAKQTSAFSKQMPHHPFPSPAPDLYQVPPGPGSPAQDVYQVPPSMDARHWEGTKPPAKVVVPTRVGQGYVFEAPPPEQDEYDIPRHLLAPGPQDIYDVPPVRGLLPGQCSQEVYDTPPMAVKGPNGRDPSLDVYDVPPSVEKGLPPASHHAVYDVPPSVSKDVPDGPLLREETYDVPPAFTKAKPFDPTRHPLVLAVPPPDSPPAEDVYDVPPPAPDLYDVPPGLRRPGPGALYDVPRERLLPPEVASSGTADAGVYSVPPAAEREAPADAKRLSASSTGSTRSSQSASSLEAAVPGREPLELEVAVEALARLQQGVSATVAHLLDLAGSVGGCGGRRGPPEPQEPPAVDLRAAVAAVHAAVHELLEFARNAVGNATHTSDRTLHAKLSRQLQKMEDVYQTLVAHGQALDSSRGGLGATPEDLDRLVACSRAVPEDAKQLASFLHGNASLLFRRTKASVPGPEGGGPLHPNPTDKASSIQSRPLPSPPKFTSQDSPDGQYENSEGGWMEDYDYVHLQGKEEFEKTQKELLEKGNIMRQGKGQLELQQLKQFERLEQEVSRPIEHDLASWTPAQAAMPGRPGGLGPSDRQLLLFYLEQCEANLTTLTNAVDAFFTAVATNQPPKIFVAHSKFVILSAHKLVFIGDTLSRQAQAADVRSQVTHYSNLLCELLRGIVATTKAAALQYPSPAAAQDMVDRVKELGHSTQQFRRVLGQLAAA, from the exons AACGTGCTGGCCAAAGCCCTCTACGACAACGTGGCCGAGTCCCCGGACGAGCTCTCCTTCCGCAAGGGCGACATCATGACGGTGCTGGAGCGGGACACACAGGGCCTAGGCGGCTGGTGGCTCTGTTCGCTCCATGGCCGGCAAGGCATCGTGCCCGGGAACCGCCTCAAGATCCTGGTGGGCATGCATGACAAGAAGCCGGCGGCACCCAGTccgccccagcccagcctcctggCCCCCGCGGCCCCGTACACGCCCATGCTGTCGGCCGCCTTCCCGCCCCAGCCGGACGGCGTCTACCTGGTGCCCACCCCCAGCAAGACTCAGCAAGGCCTCTACCAGGCCCCCGGGCCCAGCCCCCAGTTCCAGTCCCCGCCGGCCAAGCAGACCTCCGCCTTCTCCAAGCAGATGCCTCATCACCCgttccccagcccagcccccgaCCTCTACCAGGTGCCCCCGGGGCCGGGCAGCCCCGCCCAGGACGTCTACCAGGTGCCGCCCTCCATGGACGCACGGCACTGGGAGGGGACGAAGCCACCAGCCAAG GTGGTGGTGCCCACCCGTGTGGGGCAGGGCTACGTGTTTGAGGCCCCCCCGCCCGAGCAGGACGAGTATGACATCCCGCGCCACCTGCTGGCCCCCGGGCCCCAGGATATCTACGATGTGCCCCCCGTGCGTGGGCTGCTGCCCGGCCAGTGCAGCCAGGAG GTATACGACACGCCCCCCATGGCTGTCAAGGGTCCCAACGGCCGGGACCCCTCGCTGGACGTGTACGACGTGCCCCCCAGTGTGGAGAAGGGCCTGCCGCCAGCCAGCCACCACGCG GTGTACGATGTCCCTCCCTCGGTGAGCAAGGACGTGCCTGACGGCCCCCTGCTGCGTGAGGAGACCTACGACGTGCCCCCCGCCTTCACCAAGGCCAAGCCCTTTGACCCGACCCGCCACCCACTGGTCCTGGCCGTGCCCCCTCCGGACTCCCCGCCGGCCGAGGACGTGTACGACGTGCCGCCCCCGGCCCCCGACCTCTACGACGTGCCCCCAGGCTTGCGACGGCCTGGCCCCGGTGCCCTCTACGACGTGCCCCGGGAGCGGCTCCTGCCCCCCGAGGTGGCCAGCAGTGGCACAGCGGATGCCGGCGTGTACTCGGTGCCCCCTGCGGCCGAGCGGGAGGCCCCGGCCGATGCCAAACGCCTGTCAGCCTCGAGCACCGGCAGCACCCGCAGCAGCCAGTCGGCCTCCTCCCTGGAGGCAGCGGTGCCGGGCCGTGAACCCCTGGAGCTGGAGGTGGCCGTGGAGGCCCTGGCCCGCCTGCAGCAGGGCGTGAGTGCCACCGTGGCCCACCTCTTGGACCTGGCAGGCAGCGTAGGTGGGTGCGGGGGCCGGCGTGGGCCCCCTGAGCCTCAGGAGCCTCCAGCTGTGGACCTGCGGGCCGCCGTGGCCGCCGTCCACGCAGCCGTCCACGAGCTGCTAGAGTTTGCCCGCAACGCGGTGGGCAACGCCACACACACCTCCGACCGCACGCTGCATGCCAAGCTGAGCCGGCAGCTGCAGAAGATGGAGGACGTGTACCAGACGCTGGTGGCCCATGGCCAGGCCCTCGACAGCAGCCGGGGAGGCCTGGGGGCCACCCCCGAAGACCTGGACCGCCTGGTGGCCTGCTCGCGGGCAGTGCCCGAGGACGCCAAGCAGCTGGCCTCCTTCCTGCACGGCAACGCCTCGCTGCTCTTCAGACGGACCAAGGCCTCTGTCCCAGGGCCGGAGGGGGGTGGCCCCCTGCACCCCAACCCCACTGACAAGGCCAGCAGCATCCAGTCCCGGCCCCTGCCCTCGCCCCCCAAGTTCACCTCCCAGGACTCTCCTGATGGGCAGTACGAGAACAGCGAGGGGGGCTGGATGGAGGACTATGACTACGTGCACCTGCAG gggaaggaAGAGTTCGAGAAAACCCAGAAGGAGCTGCTGGAAAAGGGCAACATCATGCGGCAGGGGAAGGGCCAGCTGGAGCTGCAGCAG CTGAAGCAGTTCGAGCGGCTGGAGCAAGAGGTGTCGCGGCCCATAGAGCACGACCTGGCCAGCTGGACGCCGGCTCAGGCTGCGATGCCGGGGCGGCCAGGCGGCCTAGGGCCTTCAGACCGGCAGCTGCTGCTCTTCTACCTGGAGCAGTGCGAGGCCAACCTGACCACACTGACCAACGCCGTGGACGCCTTCTTCACTGCCGTGGCCACCAACCAGCCACCCAAGATCTTCGTGGCACACAGCAAGTTCGTCATTCTCAGCGCGCACAAGCTGGTGTTCATCGGGGACACGCTGTCACGGCAGGCCCAGGCGGCCGACGTGCGCAGCCAGGTGACCCACTACAGCAACCTGCTGTGTGAGCTGCTGCGCGGCATCGTGGCCACCACCAAAGCTGCTGCCCTGCAGTACCCGTCACCCGCCGCCGCCCAGGACATGGTGGACCGGGTCAAGGAGCTGGGCCACAGCACCCAGCAGTTCCGCCGCGTCCTGGGCCAGCTGGCCGCTGCCTGA
- the BCAR1 gene encoding breast cancer anti-estrogen resistance protein 1 isoform X1: MNYLNVLAKALYDNVAESPDELSFRKGDIMTVLERDTQGLGGWWLCSLHGRQGIVPGNRLKILVGMHDKKPAAPSPPQPSLLAPAAPYTPMLSAAFPPQPDGVYLVPTPSKTQQGLYQAPGPSPQFQSPPAKQTSAFSKQMPHHPFPSPAPDLYQVPPGPGSPAQDVYQVPPSMDARHWEGTKPPAKVVVPTRVGQGYVFEAPPPEQDEYDIPRHLLAPGPQDIYDVPPVRGLLPGQCSQEVYDTPPMAVKGPNGRDPSLDVYDVPPSVEKGLPPASHHAVYDVPPSVSKDVPDGPLLREETYDVPPAFTKAKPFDPTRHPLVLAVPPPDSPPAEDVYDVPPPAPDLYDVPPGLRRPGPGALYDVPRERLLPPEVASSGTADAGVYSVPPAAEREAPADAKRLSASSTGSTRSSQSASSLEAAVPGREPLELEVAVEALARLQQGVSATVAHLLDLAGSVGGCGGRRGPPEPQEPPAVDLRAAVAAVHAAVHELLEFARNAVGNATHTSDRTLHAKLSRQLQKMEDVYQTLVAHGQALDSSRGGLGATPEDLDRLVACSRAVPEDAKQLASFLHGNASLLFRRTKASVPGPEGGGPLHPNPTDKASSIQSRPLPSPPKFTSQDSPDGQYENSEGGWMEDYDYVHLQGKEEFEKTQKELLEKGNIMRQGKGQLELQQLKQFERLEQEVSRPIEHDLASWTPAQAAMPGRPGGLGPSDRQLLLFYLEQCEANLTTLTNAVDAFFTAVATNQPPKIFVAHSKFVILSAHKLVFIGDTLSRQAQAADVRSQVTHYSNLLCELLRGIVATTKAAALQYPSPAAAQDMVDRVKELGHSTQQFRRVLGQLAAA; the protein is encoded by the exons ATGAACTACCTG AACGTGCTGGCCAAAGCCCTCTACGACAACGTGGCCGAGTCCCCGGACGAGCTCTCCTTCCGCAAGGGCGACATCATGACGGTGCTGGAGCGGGACACACAGGGCCTAGGCGGCTGGTGGCTCTGTTCGCTCCATGGCCGGCAAGGCATCGTGCCCGGGAACCGCCTCAAGATCCTGGTGGGCATGCATGACAAGAAGCCGGCGGCACCCAGTccgccccagcccagcctcctggCCCCCGCGGCCCCGTACACGCCCATGCTGTCGGCCGCCTTCCCGCCCCAGCCGGACGGCGTCTACCTGGTGCCCACCCCCAGCAAGACTCAGCAAGGCCTCTACCAGGCCCCCGGGCCCAGCCCCCAGTTCCAGTCCCCGCCGGCCAAGCAGACCTCCGCCTTCTCCAAGCAGATGCCTCATCACCCgttccccagcccagcccccgaCCTCTACCAGGTGCCCCCGGGGCCGGGCAGCCCCGCCCAGGACGTCTACCAGGTGCCGCCCTCCATGGACGCACGGCACTGGGAGGGGACGAAGCCACCAGCCAAG GTGGTGGTGCCCACCCGTGTGGGGCAGGGCTACGTGTTTGAGGCCCCCCCGCCCGAGCAGGACGAGTATGACATCCCGCGCCACCTGCTGGCCCCCGGGCCCCAGGATATCTACGATGTGCCCCCCGTGCGTGGGCTGCTGCCCGGCCAGTGCAGCCAGGAG GTATACGACACGCCCCCCATGGCTGTCAAGGGTCCCAACGGCCGGGACCCCTCGCTGGACGTGTACGACGTGCCCCCCAGTGTGGAGAAGGGCCTGCCGCCAGCCAGCCACCACGCG GTGTACGATGTCCCTCCCTCGGTGAGCAAGGACGTGCCTGACGGCCCCCTGCTGCGTGAGGAGACCTACGACGTGCCCCCCGCCTTCACCAAGGCCAAGCCCTTTGACCCGACCCGCCACCCACTGGTCCTGGCCGTGCCCCCTCCGGACTCCCCGCCGGCCGAGGACGTGTACGACGTGCCGCCCCCGGCCCCCGACCTCTACGACGTGCCCCCAGGCTTGCGACGGCCTGGCCCCGGTGCCCTCTACGACGTGCCCCGGGAGCGGCTCCTGCCCCCCGAGGTGGCCAGCAGTGGCACAGCGGATGCCGGCGTGTACTCGGTGCCCCCTGCGGCCGAGCGGGAGGCCCCGGCCGATGCCAAACGCCTGTCAGCCTCGAGCACCGGCAGCACCCGCAGCAGCCAGTCGGCCTCCTCCCTGGAGGCAGCGGTGCCGGGCCGTGAACCCCTGGAGCTGGAGGTGGCCGTGGAGGCCCTGGCCCGCCTGCAGCAGGGCGTGAGTGCCACCGTGGCCCACCTCTTGGACCTGGCAGGCAGCGTAGGTGGGTGCGGGGGCCGGCGTGGGCCCCCTGAGCCTCAGGAGCCTCCAGCTGTGGACCTGCGGGCCGCCGTGGCCGCCGTCCACGCAGCCGTCCACGAGCTGCTAGAGTTTGCCCGCAACGCGGTGGGCAACGCCACACACACCTCCGACCGCACGCTGCATGCCAAGCTGAGCCGGCAGCTGCAGAAGATGGAGGACGTGTACCAGACGCTGGTGGCCCATGGCCAGGCCCTCGACAGCAGCCGGGGAGGCCTGGGGGCCACCCCCGAAGACCTGGACCGCCTGGTGGCCTGCTCGCGGGCAGTGCCCGAGGACGCCAAGCAGCTGGCCTCCTTCCTGCACGGCAACGCCTCGCTGCTCTTCAGACGGACCAAGGCCTCTGTCCCAGGGCCGGAGGGGGGTGGCCCCCTGCACCCCAACCCCACTGACAAGGCCAGCAGCATCCAGTCCCGGCCCCTGCCCTCGCCCCCCAAGTTCACCTCCCAGGACTCTCCTGATGGGCAGTACGAGAACAGCGAGGGGGGCTGGATGGAGGACTATGACTACGTGCACCTGCAG gggaaggaAGAGTTCGAGAAAACCCAGAAGGAGCTGCTGGAAAAGGGCAACATCATGCGGCAGGGGAAGGGCCAGCTGGAGCTGCAGCAG CTGAAGCAGTTCGAGCGGCTGGAGCAAGAGGTGTCGCGGCCCATAGAGCACGACCTGGCCAGCTGGACGCCGGCTCAGGCTGCGATGCCGGGGCGGCCAGGCGGCCTAGGGCCTTCAGACCGGCAGCTGCTGCTCTTCTACCTGGAGCAGTGCGAGGCCAACCTGACCACACTGACCAACGCCGTGGACGCCTTCTTCACTGCCGTGGCCACCAACCAGCCACCCAAGATCTTCGTGGCACACAGCAAGTTCGTCATTCTCAGCGCGCACAAGCTGGTGTTCATCGGGGACACGCTGTCACGGCAGGCCCAGGCGGCCGACGTGCGCAGCCAGGTGACCCACTACAGCAACCTGCTGTGTGAGCTGCTGCGCGGCATCGTGGCCACCACCAAAGCTGCTGCCCTGCAGTACCCGTCACCCGCCGCCGCCCAGGACATGGTGGACCGGGTCAAGGAGCTGGGCCACAGCACCCAGCAGTTCCGCCGCGTCCTGGGCCAGCTGGCCGCTGCCTGA